A stretch of DNA from Micromonospora peucetia:
CGACCAAGGGGCTGGCGCCGAAGGTGGTGACCGAGGTGGCCGAGGTGCTGGAACGGGTCGCCGAATCCGTGCCGGTGCTGCTGGTCGAGCAGAACCTGGCCGTGGTCCGGCGGCTCGCCCGGGACGCGGTCGTGCTGGCCGCCGGCCAGGTCGCCTGGACCGGCGACGCGCAGGAACTGCTGCTGGAGACCGCCCTGACAAAGTCGCTGCTGGGCGTGGGCTCGGCGGAGGGGCACGCGCCGGGCGCGAGGAGTCAGCTTGCGGGCCCCGCAGGCGCGAGGAAGGACCAGCACTGATGGACACCGTCATCCTGTTGACGCTGACCGGGCTCGGCCTGGCGGCGCTCTACTTCCTGGTCGCCAGCGGTCTGTCCCTGGTCTTCGGTCTGGCCGACGTGCTCAACTTCGCGCACGGCGTCTTCCTCGGCGTCGGCGCGTACGGGACCTGGTGGGCGGCGGGCAACCTGCCCGGCGCCGGGTCGGACGGCTTCGGCTTCGTGGTCTCGGTCGCCTTCGGGGTGGCCGCCGGCACGCTGGTGGCGGTGCTGGTCGAGCTGGTGCTGATCCGGCCGCTCTACTCCCGCACCATCGAGCAGGTGCTGGTCACCGTCGGTCTCTCGCTGGCCGGTGTGGCGCTGCTCCAGGCCACCTGGGGCGCGGACGCCCGGCCGTTCCCGCGCCCCGAGTGGACCCGGCAGGTCACCGGAATCCTCGGCGCCAACGTGCCCAACGGCGGCCTGCTGCTGATCATCGCCGCGGTGCTGGTGCTCGGCGCGATCCTGGCCTTCCTCCGCTGGACCCGCTACGGCCTGATCATCCGGGCCGGCGTGGAGAACCGGGAGATGGTCACCGCGCTCGGCATCGACGTGCGCAAGGCGTTCACCCTGGTCTTCGCCATCGGCGGGGCGGCGGCGGCGCTGGCCGGCGCGCTCGGCGGCGTCTACTTCGGCACCGTCTCGCCCGGCCAGGGCGGCTCGCTGCTGATCTTCGCGTTCATCGTGGTGGTCATCGGCGGCATGGGCTCGGTGACCGGTTCCGCGTACGCGGCCGTCGCCGTCGGCCTGACCCAACAGTTCGTCAACTACTACGGCACCTCCGGGCTGGGCGACATCTGCGTGGTCGCGCTGCTGGCCGTGGTGCTGCTGCTGCGCCCGCAGGGCATCGCCGGAAAGGTGGCAACGGCATGACCGAGACCAAGAGCCCCGAGGTTCCGGCGCCGCCCGCGGCGGTGCCCGACGAACTGACGCCGGGGCGCCGACGGTGGCACGGGCTGCGCCCGTACCTGCCGCTGGTCGCGCTGGTGGTCGCGCTGATCCTGCCGTACTCCACGCTGCACCTGCCGGGCGTCTTCGAGGGGGCGCTGAACTCCCCGGGCACCCTGCAACTGCTCGCCGTCTGCCTGGTCTTCGGCGGCCTGGCCGCCGGGTACGACCTGCTCTTCGGGCGGACCGGGATGCTCTCCTTCGGCCACGCCCTC
This window harbors:
- a CDS encoding branched-chain amino acid ABC transporter permease, which translates into the protein MDTVILLTLTGLGLAALYFLVASGLSLVFGLADVLNFAHGVFLGVGAYGTWWAAGNLPGAGSDGFGFVVSVAFGVAAGTLVAVLVELVLIRPLYSRTIEQVLVTVGLSLAGVALLQATWGADARPFPRPEWTRQVTGILGANVPNGGLLLIIAAVLVLGAILAFLRWTRYGLIIRAGVENREMVTALGIDVRKAFTLVFAIGGAAAALAGALGGVYFGTVSPGQGGSLLIFAFIVVVIGGMGSVTGSAYAAVAVGLTQQFVNYYGTSGLGDICVVALLAVVLLLRPQGIAGKVATA